A stretch of the Dioscorea cayenensis subsp. rotundata cultivar TDr96_F1 chromosome 4, TDr96_F1_v2_PseudoChromosome.rev07_lg8_w22 25.fasta, whole genome shotgun sequence genome encodes the following:
- the LOC120258493 gene encoding uncharacterized protein LOC120258493 isoform X3 — MSQPLSLLPPNPNPNPNPNPDPSPSTSQPPPPPLQWRDLAVSWLSSHSTPPTATDLDSWIESNLHSLPESLRSLPRPELHRRIISLFNPAPTQVSNPSPSDPLHPYRFQRTDQWMPVYSWLESLDADSLVDSKEIMAWLESNRKVYDMLLLKHSKYHLMHYIQRLHLKVLKKKGKVPKGVQLSTARASVKIASGKLTTDAVPLQCKSPSNVMKDKEMFLNKKSEAFFRYELLTDLQNQLTRVLSKNKHATNLRNSPSLPLSKQPLKDNSGCQPSMVDKNAKFKSGETPNFLDAISIQVTEQLRPGSLLETVGGQKRKREPAIAIPAWSSSEAIFGWRSLGRQFDGPAVWFERRSYSSWVPTWCAYTSNVAVAQTLGRQGVQKVLDVRFHPEGLPQLVCSCNEAPNELLLYNLLSGRATQLSGHNCQIQAVEFAVRGASVVSCGANLLKVWDCITGSCLFTLGSVGVDRSLVGHSKKIHAMTVNTWQSCLVATSGGIGDDKLLLWNALRGELAADLNMNLRAKDQCLPSIDAMEFCGEHLLVCGSDCAYNGPALVQLWDLGSPNSCVSFPAHDSFITSLKINSACNTIITGAGDGTIGLFDIRSCDAIGYLSVGSGYEVVVCGWITSASFSSCGTYFNASSTSNNTIVWDTRLMPMNRGQMPIEMSHRGSGMHYMRPLHCLSHGNQMPTAENSGQLPGHVDEGDQGVNDARWLNKEPILVTVSGDGCLAMWDVTLGKPCVRHIISHARCANTVAVSGNDEYLCSGGDDQKIVLYHNEKARARQNWRLSHPIIEKN, encoded by the exons ATGTCACAACCCCTCTCCCTCCtccctccaaaccctaaccctaaccctaaccctaaccccgATCCTTCTCCTTCCACCTCTCAACCTCCTCCCCCTCCTCTGCAATGGCGCGACCTCGCGGTATCCTGGCTCTCCTCCCACTCAACTCCTCCCACCGCCACCGATCTCGACTCCTGGATCGAGTCCAATCTCCATTCCCTCCCTGAATCCCTCCGATCGCTCCCCCGGCCTGAGCTCCACCGCCGCATCATTTCCCTCTTCAATCCGGCTCCCACCCAGGTCTCCAACCCTTCTCCGTCTGATCCTCTTCATCCTTACAGGTTTCAGCGTACAGACCAGTGGATGCCAGTGTACTCGTGGCTGGAGTCATTGGATGCTGATAGTCTGGTGGATTCTAAGGAGATCATGGCGTGGCTCGAATCGAACCGGAAGGTGTATGACATGCTGCTCTTGAAACATTCCAAGTATCATTTGATGCATTATATTCAGAGATTGCACTTGAAGGTTCTCAAGAAGAAAGGGAAGGTTCCCAAG GGTGTTCAGCTGTCTACTGCTAGGGCTTCAGTGAAGATTGCCAGTGGCAAGTTGACAACAGATGCAGTTCCTCTCCAAT GTAAATCTCCTAGCAATGTAATGAAGGACAAAGAGAtgttcttgaataaaaaaagtgaaGCTTTTTTTCGGTATGAGCT TTTGACTGATTTGCAGAACCAACTGACCCGTGTTCTATCCAAAAATAAACACGCAACCAACTTGAGAAATTCTCCTTCCTTACCCTTATCTAAGCAACCATTGAAGGATAATTCTGGTTGTCAGCCAAGCATGGTggataaaaatgcaaaattcaAGTCTGGGGAGACACCTAACTTTTTAGATGCCATCAGTATCCAAGTGACTGAGCAGTTGAGGCCTGGATCTTTATTAGAGACCGTAGGTGgacaaaagagaaagagggaACCTGCTATAGCAATTCCTGCATGGTCCAGTAgtgaagctatttttg GTTGGAGATCACTTGGCCGACAATTTGATGGGCCTGCTGTCTGGTTTGAAAGAAGAAGTTATTCCTCATGGGTCCCTACTTGGTGTGCCTATACATCAAATGTTGCTGTTGCTCAAACTCTTGGCAGG CAAGGTGTTCAAAAGGTTTTAGATGTCAGATTTCATCCAGAAGGCCTTCCCCAGCTTGTTTGTAGCTGCAATGAG GCACCAAATGAGCTGTTACTGTATAATCTTCTTTCTGGAAGAGCAACTCAACTAAGTGGTCATAATTGCCAG ATCCAAGCTGTTGAGTTTGCAGTAAGGGGTGCAAGTGTGGTTTCTTGTGGTGCCAACCTTTTAAAG GTTTGGGACTGCATAACTGGTTCATGTCTATTTACATTGGGCTCTGTTGGTGTTGATCGGTCATTGGTTGGGCACTCAAAAAAAATCCATGCTATGACAGTTAATACATGGCAATCCT GTCTTGTTGCCACAAGTGGTGGTATCGGGGATGACAAACTTCTCCTTTGGAATGCTTTACGTGGAGAACTTGCTGCTGATTTAAACATGAATCTCAG GGCAAAAGATCAGTGTCTTCCTTCCATTGATGCAATGGAGTTCTGTGGTGAGCATCTCCTGGTTTGTGGAAGTGATTGTGCATATAATGGCCCTGCTCTAGTGCAATTATGGGATCTTGGGTCTCCAAATTCCTGTGTATCCTTTCCCGCACATGATTCT TTCATAACTTCACTGAAAATAAATTCAGCTTGCAACACCATTATAACAG GTGCTGGAGACGGAACTATTGGTTTATTTGACATCCGAAGTTGTGATGCTATTGGTTATCTTTCTGTTGGATCTGGTTATGAGGTAGTTGTGTgtgggtgg ATCACATCAGCTTCATTTAGCAGCTGTGGAACTTATTTTAATGCATCCAGTACATCAAATAACACAATAGTGTGGGATACACGACTGATGCCAATGAACCGTGGGCAGATGCCCATAGAGATGTCTCACCGGGGAAGTGGTATGCATTACATGAGGCCTTTGCATTGCTTGAGTCATGGGAATCAAATGCCAACTGCTGAAAATTCTGGCCAACTTCCTGG CCATGTTGATGAGGGTGATCAGGGAGTAAATGATGCTCGGTGGCTTAACAAAGAGCCCATATTAGTTACTGTGAGTGGTGATGGGTG TCTTGCAATGTGGGATGTTACACTTGGAAAGCCTTGTGTCAGGCATATAATTAGTCATGCAAGATGTGCTAATACA GTCGCTGTTTCAGGAAATGATGAATACCTTTGTAGCGGAGGCGATGATCAAAAAATT GTTTTGTACCATAATGAAAAAGCAAGAGCAAGGCAAAATTGGCGCTTATCCCATCCAATTATAGAGAAGAATTAG
- the LOC120259553 gene encoding uncharacterized protein LOC120259553: MDTINSNTTIERKKTVLEAAIDEDSAQNDPTIENNIHNFDKQLSKSSSTSSSSSQSSSSEDGDFFQLELGKPALPTEQEPGLIAGLEPTQSPPMQAMSRSDGNPDPNRIPSSVFERTKSTTPMEWSVASNESLFSIHLGNNSFSRDHVLLLKSGDLTNFYVGNLDAFPPPNSAMMPIPAPVSIDLALALEQNDNVAQAMNAEAMKDVMRANAEQHSGSAGKPLVELPPLGNSLSRNSDASVQSFRSFAFPILTVEGRNASVRAVESEQIEREQQQTIETPKETPNAAAAPAQSRWFPCFSCAFCS, translated from the exons ATGGATACCATCAACAGCAATACAACAATCGAGCGAAAGAAAACCGTCCTCGAAGCCGCAATCGATGAAGATTCTGCTCAAAATGATCCAACAATTGAAAACAACATCCACAACTTCGACAAACAATTGTCGAAGtcctcatcaacatcatcatcctcttCACAATCATCGTCATCAGAAGACGGAGACTTCTTTCAATTAGAACTTGGAAAGCCTGCATTACCAACAGAACAAGAACCCGGCCTCATTGCCGGGCTAGAACCGACACAATCACCACCAATGCAAGCAATGTCAAGATCAGATGGCAATCCAGACCCAAATAGAATTCCTTCTTCAGTATTTGAAAGGACTAAATCTACTACACCAATGGAATGGAGTGTGGCTTCAAATGAATCATTATTCAGTATTCATTTAGGCAACAACAGCTTCTCCAGAGACCATGTACTCCTACTAAAATCCGGAGACTTGACTAACTTCTACGTCGGTAATTTAGATGCCTTTCCGCCGCCTAATTCGGCAATGATGCCTATTCCAGCTCCGGTAAGCATCGATCTCGCGCTTGCGCTTGAGCAGAATGATAATGTGGCTCAAGCAATGAATGCTGAAGCTATGAAGGATGTCATGAGAGCAAATGCTGAGCAGCATAGTGGTTCAGCAGGCAAACCTCTGGTTGAATTGCCACCTCTCGGAAACAGTTTGTCGAGAAATTCCGATGCCAGTGTCCAGAGTTTCCGTTCCTTCGCCTTTCCGAT ATTGACAGTGGAGGGAAGAAATGCATCAGTGAGAGCAGTAGAAAGTGAGCAAATTGAAAGGGAACAACAGCAAACAATAGAGACACCAAAAGAAACTCCAAATGCAGCTGCAGCTCCTGCTCAATCCAGATGGTTTCCATGTTTCTCATGTGCATTCTGCTCTTAA
- the LOC120258493 gene encoding uncharacterized protein LOC120258493 isoform X1, whose product MSQPLSLLPPNPNPNPNPNPDPSPSTSQPPPPPLQWRDLAVSWLSSHSTPPTATDLDSWIESNLHSLPESLRSLPRPELHRRIISLFNPAPTQVSNPSPSDPLHPYRFQRTDQWMPVYSWLESLDADSLVDSKEIMAWLESNRKVYDMLLLKHSKYHLMHYIQRLHLKVLKKKGKVPKGVQLSTARASVKIASGKLTTDAVPLQCKSPSNVMKDKEMFLNKKSEAFFRYELLTDLQNQLTRVLSKNKHATNLRNSPSLPLSKQPLKDNSGCQPSMVDKNAKFKSGETPNFLDAISIQVTEQLRPGSLLETVGGQKRKREPAIAIPAWSSSEAIFGTFRGDQPLSSHYGEVGTHDISRKNAQVSLAQKYSDRRNIATCLQGREIGFRGYDARNHGNWSSFLKGWRSLGRQFDGPAVWFERRSYSSWVPTWCAYTSNVAVAQTLGRQGVQKVLDVRFHPEGLPQLVCSCNEAPNELLLYNLLSGRATQLSGHNCQIQAVEFAVRGASVVSCGANLLKVWDCITGSCLFTLGSVGVDRSLVGHSKKIHAMTVNTWQSCLVATSGGIGDDKLLLWNALRGELAADLNMNLRAKDQCLPSIDAMEFCGEHLLVCGSDCAYNGPALVQLWDLGSPNSCVSFPAHDSFITSLKINSACNTIITGAGDGTIGLFDIRSCDAIGYLSVGSGYEVVVCGWITSASFSSCGTYFNASSTSNNTIVWDTRLMPMNRGQMPIEMSHRGSGMHYMRPLHCLSHGNQMPTAENSGQLPGHVDEGDQGVNDARWLNKEPILVTVSGDGCLAMWDVTLGKPCVRHIISHARCANTVAVSGNDEYLCSGGDDQKIVLYHNEKARARQNWRLSHPIIEKN is encoded by the exons ATGTCACAACCCCTCTCCCTCCtccctccaaaccctaaccctaaccctaaccctaaccccgATCCTTCTCCTTCCACCTCTCAACCTCCTCCCCCTCCTCTGCAATGGCGCGACCTCGCGGTATCCTGGCTCTCCTCCCACTCAACTCCTCCCACCGCCACCGATCTCGACTCCTGGATCGAGTCCAATCTCCATTCCCTCCCTGAATCCCTCCGATCGCTCCCCCGGCCTGAGCTCCACCGCCGCATCATTTCCCTCTTCAATCCGGCTCCCACCCAGGTCTCCAACCCTTCTCCGTCTGATCCTCTTCATCCTTACAGGTTTCAGCGTACAGACCAGTGGATGCCAGTGTACTCGTGGCTGGAGTCATTGGATGCTGATAGTCTGGTGGATTCTAAGGAGATCATGGCGTGGCTCGAATCGAACCGGAAGGTGTATGACATGCTGCTCTTGAAACATTCCAAGTATCATTTGATGCATTATATTCAGAGATTGCACTTGAAGGTTCTCAAGAAGAAAGGGAAGGTTCCCAAG GGTGTTCAGCTGTCTACTGCTAGGGCTTCAGTGAAGATTGCCAGTGGCAAGTTGACAACAGATGCAGTTCCTCTCCAAT GTAAATCTCCTAGCAATGTAATGAAGGACAAAGAGAtgttcttgaataaaaaaagtgaaGCTTTTTTTCGGTATGAGCT TTTGACTGATTTGCAGAACCAACTGACCCGTGTTCTATCCAAAAATAAACACGCAACCAACTTGAGAAATTCTCCTTCCTTACCCTTATCTAAGCAACCATTGAAGGATAATTCTGGTTGTCAGCCAAGCATGGTggataaaaatgcaaaattcaAGTCTGGGGAGACACCTAACTTTTTAGATGCCATCAGTATCCAAGTGACTGAGCAGTTGAGGCCTGGATCTTTATTAGAGACCGTAGGTGgacaaaagagaaagagggaACCTGCTATAGCAATTCCTGCATGGTCCAGTAgtgaagctatttttg GAACCTTTAGAGGTGATCAACCTTTAAGTTCACATTATGGAGAAGTAGGGACACATGATATTAGCAGAAAAAATGCTCAGGTTTCATTGGCACAGAAATATTCTGATAGGAGAAACATAGCAACCTGCTTACAAGGGCGGGAAATAGGTTTTAGGGGTTATGATGCAAGGAATCATGGAAACtggagttcatttcttaaag GTTGGAGATCACTTGGCCGACAATTTGATGGGCCTGCTGTCTGGTTTGAAAGAAGAAGTTATTCCTCATGGGTCCCTACTTGGTGTGCCTATACATCAAATGTTGCTGTTGCTCAAACTCTTGGCAGG CAAGGTGTTCAAAAGGTTTTAGATGTCAGATTTCATCCAGAAGGCCTTCCCCAGCTTGTTTGTAGCTGCAATGAG GCACCAAATGAGCTGTTACTGTATAATCTTCTTTCTGGAAGAGCAACTCAACTAAGTGGTCATAATTGCCAG ATCCAAGCTGTTGAGTTTGCAGTAAGGGGTGCAAGTGTGGTTTCTTGTGGTGCCAACCTTTTAAAG GTTTGGGACTGCATAACTGGTTCATGTCTATTTACATTGGGCTCTGTTGGTGTTGATCGGTCATTGGTTGGGCACTCAAAAAAAATCCATGCTATGACAGTTAATACATGGCAATCCT GTCTTGTTGCCACAAGTGGTGGTATCGGGGATGACAAACTTCTCCTTTGGAATGCTTTACGTGGAGAACTTGCTGCTGATTTAAACATGAATCTCAG GGCAAAAGATCAGTGTCTTCCTTCCATTGATGCAATGGAGTTCTGTGGTGAGCATCTCCTGGTTTGTGGAAGTGATTGTGCATATAATGGCCCTGCTCTAGTGCAATTATGGGATCTTGGGTCTCCAAATTCCTGTGTATCCTTTCCCGCACATGATTCT TTCATAACTTCACTGAAAATAAATTCAGCTTGCAACACCATTATAACAG GTGCTGGAGACGGAACTATTGGTTTATTTGACATCCGAAGTTGTGATGCTATTGGTTATCTTTCTGTTGGATCTGGTTATGAGGTAGTTGTGTgtgggtgg ATCACATCAGCTTCATTTAGCAGCTGTGGAACTTATTTTAATGCATCCAGTACATCAAATAACACAATAGTGTGGGATACACGACTGATGCCAATGAACCGTGGGCAGATGCCCATAGAGATGTCTCACCGGGGAAGTGGTATGCATTACATGAGGCCTTTGCATTGCTTGAGTCATGGGAATCAAATGCCAACTGCTGAAAATTCTGGCCAACTTCCTGG CCATGTTGATGAGGGTGATCAGGGAGTAAATGATGCTCGGTGGCTTAACAAAGAGCCCATATTAGTTACTGTGAGTGGTGATGGGTG TCTTGCAATGTGGGATGTTACACTTGGAAAGCCTTGTGTCAGGCATATAATTAGTCATGCAAGATGTGCTAATACA GTCGCTGTTTCAGGAAATGATGAATACCTTTGTAGCGGAGGCGATGATCAAAAAATT GTTTTGTACCATAATGAAAAAGCAAGAGCAAGGCAAAATTGGCGCTTATCCCATCCAATTATAGAGAAGAATTAG
- the LOC120258493 gene encoding uncharacterized WD repeat-containing protein alr2800 isoform X2, whose product MSQPLSLLPPNPNPNPNPNPDPSPSTSQPPPPPLQWRDLAVSWLSSHSTPPTATDLDSWIESNLHSLPESLRSLPRPELHRRIISLFNPAPTQVSNPSPSDPLHPYRFQRTDQWMPVYSWLESLDADSLVDSKEIMAWLESNRKVYDMLLLKHSKYHLMHYIQRLHLKVLKKKGKVPKGVQLSTARASVKIASGKLTTDAVPLQCKSPSNVMKDKEMFLNKKSEAFFRYELLTDLQNQLTRVLSKNKHATNLRNSPSLPLSKQPLKDNSGCQPSMVDKNAKFKSGETPNFLDAISIQVTEQLRPGSLLETVGGQKRKREPAIAIPAWSSSEAIFGTFRGDQPLSSHYGEVGTHDISRKNAQVSLAQKYSDRRNIATCLQGREIGFRGYDARNHGNWSSFLKGWRSLGRQFDGPAVWFERRSYSSWVPTWCAYTSNVAVAQTLGRQGVQKVLDVRFHPEGLPQLVCSCNEAPNELLLYNLLSGRATQLSGHNCQIQAVEFAVRGASVVSCGANLLKVWDCITGSCLFTLGSVGVDRSLVGHSKKIHAMTVNTWQSCLVATSGGIGDDKLLLWNALRGELAADLNMNLRAKDQCLPSIDAMEFCGEHLLVCGSDCAYNGPALVQLWDLGSPNSCVSFPAHDSFITSLKINSACNTIITGAGDGTIGLFDIRSCDAIGYLSVGSGYEITSASFSSCGTYFNASSTSNNTIVWDTRLMPMNRGQMPIEMSHRGSGMHYMRPLHCLSHGNQMPTAENSGQLPGHVDEGDQGVNDARWLNKEPILVTVSGDGCLAMWDVTLGKPCVRHIISHARCANTVAVSGNDEYLCSGGDDQKIVLYHNEKARARQNWRLSHPIIEKN is encoded by the exons ATGTCACAACCCCTCTCCCTCCtccctccaaaccctaaccctaaccctaaccctaaccccgATCCTTCTCCTTCCACCTCTCAACCTCCTCCCCCTCCTCTGCAATGGCGCGACCTCGCGGTATCCTGGCTCTCCTCCCACTCAACTCCTCCCACCGCCACCGATCTCGACTCCTGGATCGAGTCCAATCTCCATTCCCTCCCTGAATCCCTCCGATCGCTCCCCCGGCCTGAGCTCCACCGCCGCATCATTTCCCTCTTCAATCCGGCTCCCACCCAGGTCTCCAACCCTTCTCCGTCTGATCCTCTTCATCCTTACAGGTTTCAGCGTACAGACCAGTGGATGCCAGTGTACTCGTGGCTGGAGTCATTGGATGCTGATAGTCTGGTGGATTCTAAGGAGATCATGGCGTGGCTCGAATCGAACCGGAAGGTGTATGACATGCTGCTCTTGAAACATTCCAAGTATCATTTGATGCATTATATTCAGAGATTGCACTTGAAGGTTCTCAAGAAGAAAGGGAAGGTTCCCAAG GGTGTTCAGCTGTCTACTGCTAGGGCTTCAGTGAAGATTGCCAGTGGCAAGTTGACAACAGATGCAGTTCCTCTCCAAT GTAAATCTCCTAGCAATGTAATGAAGGACAAAGAGAtgttcttgaataaaaaaagtgaaGCTTTTTTTCGGTATGAGCT TTTGACTGATTTGCAGAACCAACTGACCCGTGTTCTATCCAAAAATAAACACGCAACCAACTTGAGAAATTCTCCTTCCTTACCCTTATCTAAGCAACCATTGAAGGATAATTCTGGTTGTCAGCCAAGCATGGTggataaaaatgcaaaattcaAGTCTGGGGAGACACCTAACTTTTTAGATGCCATCAGTATCCAAGTGACTGAGCAGTTGAGGCCTGGATCTTTATTAGAGACCGTAGGTGgacaaaagagaaagagggaACCTGCTATAGCAATTCCTGCATGGTCCAGTAgtgaagctatttttg GAACCTTTAGAGGTGATCAACCTTTAAGTTCACATTATGGAGAAGTAGGGACACATGATATTAGCAGAAAAAATGCTCAGGTTTCATTGGCACAGAAATATTCTGATAGGAGAAACATAGCAACCTGCTTACAAGGGCGGGAAATAGGTTTTAGGGGTTATGATGCAAGGAATCATGGAAACtggagttcatttcttaaag GTTGGAGATCACTTGGCCGACAATTTGATGGGCCTGCTGTCTGGTTTGAAAGAAGAAGTTATTCCTCATGGGTCCCTACTTGGTGTGCCTATACATCAAATGTTGCTGTTGCTCAAACTCTTGGCAGG CAAGGTGTTCAAAAGGTTTTAGATGTCAGATTTCATCCAGAAGGCCTTCCCCAGCTTGTTTGTAGCTGCAATGAG GCACCAAATGAGCTGTTACTGTATAATCTTCTTTCTGGAAGAGCAACTCAACTAAGTGGTCATAATTGCCAG ATCCAAGCTGTTGAGTTTGCAGTAAGGGGTGCAAGTGTGGTTTCTTGTGGTGCCAACCTTTTAAAG GTTTGGGACTGCATAACTGGTTCATGTCTATTTACATTGGGCTCTGTTGGTGTTGATCGGTCATTGGTTGGGCACTCAAAAAAAATCCATGCTATGACAGTTAATACATGGCAATCCT GTCTTGTTGCCACAAGTGGTGGTATCGGGGATGACAAACTTCTCCTTTGGAATGCTTTACGTGGAGAACTTGCTGCTGATTTAAACATGAATCTCAG GGCAAAAGATCAGTGTCTTCCTTCCATTGATGCAATGGAGTTCTGTGGTGAGCATCTCCTGGTTTGTGGAAGTGATTGTGCATATAATGGCCCTGCTCTAGTGCAATTATGGGATCTTGGGTCTCCAAATTCCTGTGTATCCTTTCCCGCACATGATTCT TTCATAACTTCACTGAAAATAAATTCAGCTTGCAACACCATTATAACAG GTGCTGGAGACGGAACTATTGGTTTATTTGACATCCGAAGTTGTGATGCTATTGGTTATCTTTCTGTTGGATCTGGTTATGAG ATCACATCAGCTTCATTTAGCAGCTGTGGAACTTATTTTAATGCATCCAGTACATCAAATAACACAATAGTGTGGGATACACGACTGATGCCAATGAACCGTGGGCAGATGCCCATAGAGATGTCTCACCGGGGAAGTGGTATGCATTACATGAGGCCTTTGCATTGCTTGAGTCATGGGAATCAAATGCCAACTGCTGAAAATTCTGGCCAACTTCCTGG CCATGTTGATGAGGGTGATCAGGGAGTAAATGATGCTCGGTGGCTTAACAAAGAGCCCATATTAGTTACTGTGAGTGGTGATGGGTG TCTTGCAATGTGGGATGTTACACTTGGAAAGCCTTGTGTCAGGCATATAATTAGTCATGCAAGATGTGCTAATACA GTCGCTGTTTCAGGAAATGATGAATACCTTTGTAGCGGAGGCGATGATCAAAAAATT GTTTTGTACCATAATGAAAAAGCAAGAGCAAGGCAAAATTGGCGCTTATCCCATCCAATTATAGAGAAGAATTAG